The nucleotide sequence ACTTACGCATTCCTTCAATCTATCTGTCTTTCGCATCTCTCCTAAAATCGGTGCTGTTGTTTTAGGGTATTCTGATTCTTTTCGCAATAAAGAACAGTTCTATGCTCTAGGAATGCTTAGCGCTCAAGTGGACATTCCTTTTTACAAATTATTTAACCACTATTTACACCAAATGGAACCTTATGCAAAAGTCACACAATTTACACGCAGTACGACATCTTTAGAAGATCACTACGTCTTTGATCTTAAAGATGGCTACACTGAGATGGGACTCTGTACAATTGGTATCCGTAACACCTTCTTTCGTCCGATGCACACTTTGAGTTTTAACCTATTTACCAACACTTTTTGGAATGCTAAAGCTTTTTCCAAAGCCTTTCCTTTAATTGGACTTGCTATGCACTGGCAACTGCCCAAACTGCACCTAGAATCTGAAATTTTATACAATTTAGAACACAACAGTCTTAATCATTTTATCTTCCATACCAAATGGACAGTTGGCAAAAACTTGGCCATGATTGTAGAATTTCGTCATCGCGGTCAATATGATTTTAAAAAAGTGGATAAAAGCCGCTATTTTCTAGAAGCGGCGCGCTCGTTAAACAACCTGATCGATTCAGGATTGAGCGATGCTAATGATACGATTTTAACCAATATCTACTACCGCTTTTCACCTTTATGGACCCTAAAATTTGAATCTAGACATGGCTTTGGGCGTATACAAAGCCCCAGATTTAATGATTTTAGAATTGAACTTGAACGCTTCTTATCATGTAATCTAAAACTGAAATTCACCGTACAACACACGCACGCAGTGAATTTTAAAGCAATGGCCTCATTGACTTTAGATAAAAAGCCGATGAGGCCAAAATTCCGTCTAAAAGACTTCAGACCTTCTTTTTAGCTTACTACCATCCAAGCCAGTAAAGAGGACTCCACTTGCTCCGTTGTGTAGTAGGAGCAGGAGCAGGAGCACTAGAATCCAAACTTTCTGTTGAAGCTGTTGCTAAAGCCTCTGCTTCTTCTTTACGTTTTTGACGAGTTGTTTGAGGATCAAATCCCAAAAATCCACCTACAGTGTCTGAGCCACTTTGTAAACTTTCTTTGACAGATTCAATACGCTCTTTACCTGGAGTAACAGCTCCTAGTACCTTTCCTAGTCTTTCATTCACAGGAGCTAGAATGCCAGGCCCAGAATCCTTAACTGAACTGCTTGTATCTTTAGGAGCTGGAGTTCCTAATGGAACACCATGAGAAGTTCCTCCTTTACCCAAAGGTGTTGAGGGTACAACTGGTGGGGATGTTCTTCTTGCTGATGTTGGTGAACTTGGTGGTGAACTTGGTGGTAAATTTGCTGGTGAATTTGCTGATGTTGACATAATATTTTCTCCTTGTTACGGGTTTATTTTTTGTACGAATACTTATCTACACATTTTTCAAATAAACATCTCCATATTAAAAAAGAGAAGTATTTCGTGTAAATCTTTTTTTTAAAAAAAATGCATTTTTTAACTGATGTTTTTAGGATGCGTTGTGTGTTTTATAGAGGATCTTGAGTTTGCGCAAAAGAGGCTCGAGCTCTTTTTTACGCTTTTTTGACACACGATCGATGAACAAAACTCCATTTAAGTGATCATTTTCATGCATCACTTGCCTTGCTGAATAGCCTGTGAGTTCTTGTTTGAAGCTTTTTCCTTCCATATCCATCGCCTCTATGGTGACGCTATTGGGTCTTTCAACCGATTCGTACACTTCTGGAAAAGACATGCACCCTTCTCGATCGATGTTGGTCCCTTTGGATGGATGGCTTAATTTTGGATTAACAAATAGCGTAGGCTCTTGTAAAATCACCTCGCCTTTTTCATCTCTTGTAAAATAACGTACAATAAAAATACGATAGTTGATGTCAAGTTGAATCGCTGCAAGCCCGATGCTACTTTTGTGAAAATGCACCGTATCGAGCATGTCTTGACAAATCTGCTTAATTTCGGGGGTGATTTTTTCTACAGCATGGGATTTTTTTCTAAGACATGGATGACCATAATAGTAGATTTTACGCTTCATTTTGCTCTGCAGATTTTTCTATCTGTGTTTGATTAAGCGTTGTTTGCTTATGTCCAATTTGAGCTGTCCAAAACGATAGGATCACACAAAGGAACATAAAGACAAATGCCATGGAAGCTGTAATTTTTTTCAAAATTTGCGCCGTTTGAATTCCAAACACAGAATCTTGAGAATCGGCACCAAAAGTGGCTCCCAAACCAAGATTTTTTCCCTCTTGCAACATAATGATTAAAATCAACAGAGCCGCAAGAACCAAAAAAATTGTTAAAATAGTGTAATAAAAAATCATTTATATTCTTTTGTTACCATGTTAAAAAAAGCGTCAAATTTGACAGAAGCCCCTCCCACCAAAGCCCCATCGACATCGGGGTATTTTAGGAAGTCTCTTATGTTGTCATCATTGACAGAACCACCATACAAAATGGGGATTTGATTTGCAATGTCTTTTGTCCAAAAAGTGGCGAGCATTGAACGAATCTCTTCATGGATATGTTCGACCTCTAAAGGGTCTGCTGCCCGGCCTGTTCCAATGGCCCAAATCGGCTCGTAGGCAATCATTAAAGAACGCGCCAGGGCATTTTCCACTTCGTTAAATGCTTTTTTTAATTGATTAGAGACAACTTCGATTGTTTTGCCGCTATTCTTCTCCCCCAAAGACTCCCCTACACATACTAAGGGCTTGAGTTGAGAAAAGAGCGCAGAATGGATTTTTTTACACACAATCTCATCGGTTTCAAAAAAATATTTTCTTCTTTCGCTATGCCCTAAAATGACAAAGTCACATCCCGCTTCCCTGCACATTTGCGAAGAGATTTCACCGGTAAATGCTCCACTTTGATTTTCATGAATATTTTGAGCGCCTAGTAAAAAATTTTGATTGCTTAGGATATTGAGTGCTTGAATCGATGTAAAAGGAGGAGCAATACCCACGTGGGTTTTTACTTTTGTCCACCCATTGAGGAGTTTTTCCACAAACTCCATGGACGAGGTGATGGTGTGGTGCATTTTCCAATTTGCAACAATTAAAGGTTTTTCTCTCATTATTCTTTCACTTTTTTTGATAAAAGTATAAAATTACCTTAAAATTCTTTTTTAAAGATGTCAATACTTACGCAAAAATCTTCTGTTCTTTCGGTCTCCAATCTCACCCACAAAATCAAACGCCAACTCAACTCCGAATTTGGCTCTGTGAGCGTCCAGGGAGAAATCAGTTCTATCAAAAAGCATACATCAGGACATGTTTATTTTTCCATCAAGGATTCTATGGCGCAGCTCAATTGCGTGTTATTTCGCAGCAATATCAAAAGTGCACACTTACCCAAAGAAGGAGATCTTGTGATCTGCCATGGAGAAATTGATGTCTACTTACCAAGGGGTTCTTACCAGTTACTGGTAAAAAAAATCGAGATGACAGGGCTAGGAGAGCTTCTTGTCCAATTAGAACAGCTCAAGCAAGAACTCAAAGCTTTGGGATGGTTTGATAAAGAAAACAAAAAACCCCTCCCCAAATT is from Chlamydiota bacterium and encodes:
- the def gene encoding Peptide deformylase, whose amino-acid sequence is MKRKIYYYGHPCLRKKSHAVEKITPEIKQICQDMLDTVHFHKSSIGLAAIQLDINYRIFIVRYFTRDEKGEVILQEPTLFVNPKLSHPSKGTNIDREGCMSFPEVYESVERPNSVTIEAMDMEGKSFKQELTGYSARQVMHENDHLNGVLFIDRVSKKRKKELEPLLRKLKILYKTHNAS
- the pgk/tpi_1 gene encoding Bifunctional PGK/TIM, which translates into the protein MREKPLIVANWKMHHTITSSMEFVEKLLNGWTKVKTHVGIAPPFTSIQALNILSNQNFLLGAQNIHENQSGAFTGEISSQMCREAGCDFVILGHSERRKYFFETDEIVCKKIHSALFSQLKPLVCVGESLGEKNSGKTIEVVSNQLKKAFNEVENALARSLMIAYEPIWAIGTGRAADPLEVEHIHEEIRSMLATFWTKDIANQIPILYGGSVNDDNIRDFLKYPDVDGALVGGASVKFDAFFNMVTKEYK
- the secG gene encoding Protein-export membrane protein SecG; translation: MIFYYTILTIFLVLAALLILIIMLQEGKNLGLGATFGADSQDSVFGIQTAQILKKITASMAFVFMFLCVILSFWTAQIGHKQTTLNQTQIEKSAEQNEA